Proteins from one Gossypium raimondii isolate GPD5lz chromosome 8, ASM2569854v1, whole genome shotgun sequence genomic window:
- the LOC105792925 gene encoding 60S ribosomal protein L31 isoform X2 codes for MVEKTRGRKEEVVTREYTINLHKRLHGCTFKKKAPKAIKEIRKFAEKAMGTKDVRVDVKLNKHIWSRGIRSVPRRIRVRIARRRNDDEDAKEELYSLVTVAEIPAEGLKGLGTKVIDDDDE; via the exons ATGGTTGAGAAAACAAGGGGAAGAAAGGAAGAGGTGGTGACCAGAGAATACACCATCAACCTTCACAAGAGACTCCATGGCTG CACATTCAAGAAGAAGGCTCCCAAGGCTATAAAGGAGATCAGGAAATTTGCCGAAAAAGCCATGGGGACAAAGGATGTACGAGTCGACGTGAAGCTGAACAAGCACATATGGAGCCGAGGGATCCGAAGTGTCCCAAGAAGGATTAGGGTTCGTATTGCTCGGAGGAGAAACGATGACGAAGATGCAAAGGAAGAGCTCTACTCTTTGGTAACTGTTGCTGAAATCCCAGCTGAAGGACTGAAAGGCTTGGGCACCAAAGTCATTGACGATGATGATGAGTAA
- the LOC105792920 gene encoding zinc protease PQQL-like, translating to MPLLSPHNHQPLIQRKQSFGSLEMVNMELDKQLDLQQPFGVDYGKLENGLVYYVKCNPKPRKRASLALAVKVGSILEEEYERGVAHIVEHLAFSATKKYTNHNIVKFLESIGAEFGPCQNAVTSFDETIYKLLIPIDKPELLSEAIQVLAEFSSEIRLSKDDLEKERGAVMEEYRDNRNANGRILDAYWTLMMEGSKYADRSPIGLENVIKTVSSQTLKKFYQKWYHLCNMAVIAVGDFSDTKSVIELIKTHFGHKYSALDPPSIPHFKVPSHEDPRFSYFVEPEASGCAVMISNKMQVDELKTMKDYREMLVKSMFRIALNRRLFRISRRKDPPYFSCSVASYVLVRDLKAYIMSSSCKEKGTLEALESMLIEVARVRLHGFSEREISVVRDLLMSSIESAYLERDQIESTSLRYEYSQHFTHNKPIIGIEYEAQLQKSILPDILASEVSKFAEKLWTSCSCVIQIVEPQAFASVDDMKNIVMKINKLENERSISPWDDEQIPEEIVSLKPNIGNIVQQREHENIGATELILSNGMHVCYKCTDFFNDQVLFTGFSYGGLSELPENKYFSSSMGSTIAEEIGMYGHRPSVLMDMLAGKRVDVDVEVRSYKRSFYGDCSPFYLETAFQLVYQLFTTEVTPDDEVIKRVMQVKEETILARERDPYTSFSNRAREINYGNSYFFRPFGISDLQKVDPLKACEYFNTCFKDPSTFTVVIVGKINPTVTVPLILKYLGGIGKPPEPIFHFNCDRIKSLPFKFPKSMTREVVCSPMIEAQCMVRICLPIELKHGTMEEEIHYTGFLAKLLETKLLQLLRFKHGQIYSASVSEFIHGDLPCLTGDIGGDIQIDFSCDPKISLKLVDMALNEILRLQEEGPADQDVETILEIEQRAHENGLQENYYWLNLILGSYQSRIYSGDIGTSFKILDETRSKVRKSLTSLTMQLALRRIMPCNNPHTVVILMPQTSWFKRIKSFSQWTLHGIDMKILAAIAGFTVLALSLKRYSKRS from the exons ATGCCTTTGCTTTCACCACACAACCACCAGCCATTGATCCAAAGGAAGCAAAGTTTTGGGTCTTTGGAAATGGTGAATATGGAGCTGGATAAACAGCTTGATCTTCAACAACCTTTTGGTGTGGATTATGGGAAGCTTGAAAATGGCCTTGTTTATTATGTTAAATGTAATCCTAAGCCCAGAAAAAGAGCTTCGCTCGCTCTTGCTGTTAAAGTCGG CTCGATTTTAGAAGAGGAATATGAGCGTGGAGTTGCTCACATAGTTGAGCATCTAGCCTTCTCTGCCACAAAGAAATACACAAACCACAACATTGTTAAATTTCTTGAAAGCATCGGAGCCGAATTTGGGCCTTGTCAGAATGCAGTAACATCCTTTGATGAGACTATATACAAGTTGTTGATCCCCATTGACAAGCCTGAGCTCTTATCTGAAGCCATTCAAGTCCTAGCTGAGTTTAGTTCAGAG ATTCGGCTCTCGAAAGATGATTTGGAGAAAGAAAGGGGAGCAGTTATGGAAGAGTATAGAGATAATAGAAATGCCAATGGAAGGATACTTGATGCATATTGGACATTGATGATGGAAGGGTCCAAG TATGCTGATCGATCACCTATTGGACtggaaaatgtaataaaaaccgTTTCTTCTCAAactttgaagaaattttatcaaaaatggtACCATCTATGCAATATGGCAGTGATTGCTGTTGGAGATTTCTCTGATACAAAG agtgtcattgagttaaTAAAAACTCATTTTGGGCATAAATACTCAGCATTGGACCCTCCATCAATACCTCATTTTAAAGTTCCTTCTCACGAGGATCCTCGCTTTTCATATTTTGTGGAACCTGAAGCATCTGGG TGTGCAGTGATGATTAGCAATAAAATGCAAGTAGATGAATTAAAGACAATGAAAGACTATAGAGAAATGCTTGTGAAATCCATGTTCCGAATCGCTCTAAATCGAAGGTTGTTTCGAATTTCCCGAAGAAAGGATCCGCCCTATTTCTCGTGTTCAGTTGCTTCATATGTTCTTGTTCGCGATTTAAAGGCTTATATAATGAGTTCATCTTGTAAAGAGAAGGGGACTTTGGAGGCCCTTGAGTCCATGCTTATTGAG GTTGCAAGAGTACGTCTACATGGATTTTCGGAACGGGAAATATCCGTTGTTCGAGATCTACTAATGTCGAGTATTGAATCCGCATATTTGGAACGTGATCAAATTGAATCAACTAGCTTGCGATATGAATATTCACAG caCTTCACTCACAATAAACCCATTATTGGGATTGAATATGAAGCTCAGCTCCAAAAATCTATTCTCCCTG ATATATTAGCATCAGAGGTATCCAAGTTTGCTGAGAAATTATGGACATCATGTAGCTGTGTCATACAGATAGTTGAACCACAAGCTTTTGCTTCTGTTGATGACATGAAAAATATTGTCATGAAGATCAACAAGCTTGAGAATGAAAGGAGCATTTCTCCTTGGGATGATGAACAAATTCCCGAAGAAATTGTCAGTTTAAAGCCAAACATAGG GAACATTGTTCAGCAGCGTGAACATGAAAATATTGGAGCTACTGAATTGATTCTATCCAATGGCATGCATGTTTGCTATAAGTGTACAGATTTCTTTAATGACCAG GTTCTTTTCACAGGTTTCTCCTATGGTGGTTTATCTGAACTCccagaaaacaaatatttttcatcttCAATGGGATCAACAATTGCAGAGGAAATTGGCATGTATGGTCATAGACCTTCAGTGTTAATGGATATGCTAGCTGGTAAGAGAGTTGATGTGGATGTAGAAGTCAGATCCTACAAGAGATCTTTTTATGGTGATTGTTCGCCCTTTTACTTGGAAACTGCCTTTCAG CTTGTTTACCAACTATTTACAACAGAAGTAACACCAGATGATGAAGTCATTAAAAGAGTGATGCAAGTGAAAGAAGAAACAATTCTTGCTCGAGAAAGGGATCCCTATACTTCATTTTCTAACCGGGCTAGGGAGATCAACTATGGGAACTCTTACTTTTTCCGG CCTTTTGGAATAAGTGATCTTCAAAAAGTCGATCCATTAAAAGCATGCGAGTATTTCAATACTTGCTTTAAGGATCCATCGACTTTTACTGTTGTAATTGTTGGGAAAATCAATCCCACAGTTACAGTTCCTTTAATACTGAAGTATTTG GGTGGAATTGGAAAGCCTCCTGAacctattttccattttaactGTGATCGCATCAAGAGCTTACCTTTCAAATTTCCCAAATCCATGACTAG GGAGGTCGTATGCAGTCCCATGATAGAAGCTCAATGTATGGTCCGGATATGCCTTCCTATAGAACTGAAGCATGGAACTATG GAGGAAGAGATTCATTATACTGGGTTTCTAGCCAAACTACTAGAAACAAAACTACTGCAGCTTCTCCGATTCAAACATGGCCAG ATCTATTCTGCAAGTGTTTCGGAATTCATTCATGGTGATCTGCCATGTCTAACCGGAGATATTGGTGGTGACATTCAAATTGATTTTTCCTGTGATCCAAAAATTTCCTTGAAGCTG gTTGATATGgctttgaatgaaatattacgTCTTCAAGAGGAGGGACCTGCAGATCAAGATGTTGAAACCATACTCGAAATCGAACAGAGAGCCCATGAAAATGGATTGCAG GAGAACTATTACTGGCTTAATCTGATTCTCGGCAGTTATCAGTCACGGATTTATTCCGGCGATATCGGAACTTCTTTCAAG ATTCTAGATGAAACGCGTTCAAAAGTTAGAAAATCGCTGACATCATTAACGATGCAATTGGCGCTACGGCGGATAATGCCTTGCAACAATCCGCACACTGTTGTGATTCTAATGCCCCAAACATCATGGTTTAAGAGGATAAAGTCATTTTCACAATGGACCCTTCATGGGATCGATATGAAG ATTTTAGCAGCCATTGCTGGTTTCACAGTTTTAGCTCTCAGTTTGAAGAGATATTCAAAGAGATcttag
- the LOC105792926 gene encoding uncharacterized protein LOC105792926 — translation MLNLNPGTTVLQSPNNVRPNISFHFNIFPPFSTVKFALRSHYASPKTSFSMLKAKRREEDISSQPFDIEMDDDYGDDNEGYEASSGFRGREEEKNYDKDPEFAEILGSCLDDPEKARSKMEDRLRKKRNKILHTKTGSGTPMKVTFNKFDFSNSYIWFEFYNTPLEKDISLICDTIRSWHIIGRLGGCNSMNMQLSQSPLEKRPSYDAIQGANVNPTTFYNIGDLEVQDNLARIWVDIGTTEPLILDVLINALTQISSDYIAIKQLVFGGSELENWKESLTTEDAGYSVHRI, via the exons ATGCTTAACCTAAACCCTGGAACCACTGTTCTTCAATCCCCAAACAATGTTCGCCctaatatttcttttcatttcaacaTCTTCCCGCCATTTTCAACTGTTAAATTCGCCTTACGGAGCCATTATGCTTCACCCAAGACTTCATTTTCGATGCTCAAAGCTAAAAGAAGGGAGGAAGATATTAGTTCCCAGCCTTTCGATATAGAGATGGACGACGACTATGGTGATGATAATGAAGGGTACGAGGCAAGCAGTGGATTTAGAGGGCGAGAAGAGGAGAAGAATTATGATAAAGACCCTGAATTTGCTGAGATTCTTGGGAGTTGTCTCGATGACCCAGAAAAAGCTAGGTCCAAA ATGGAGGATAGGTtgaggaagaaaagaaacaaaattttgcACACAAAGACTGGGTCTGGGACACCCATGAAAGTAACATTCAACAA ATTCGATTTTTCAAACTCGTACATTTGGTTTGAATTCTACAACACTCCATTGGAGAAAGATATATCCTTAATTTGCGAT ACAATTCGATCATGGCACATCATTGGGCGGCTTGGTGGTTGTAATTCGATGAACATGCAA TTATCGCAATCTCCTTTGGAGAAAAGACCGAGTTACGATGCTATTCAAGGAGCAAATGTGAATCCAACTACATTTTACAACATTGGGGATCTTGAGGTTCAAGACAATTTGGCTCGTATATG GGTGGATATTGGAACTACTGAACCATTGATTCTGGATGTTCTGATAAATGCATTGACGCAAATAAGCTCCGA CTACATCGCAATTAAGCAATTGGTTTTCGGTGGATCTGAACTAGAGAACTGGAAGGAGAGCTTAACAACTGAAGATGCAGGCTATAGTGTTCATAGAATTTAG
- the LOC105792925 gene encoding 60S ribosomal protein L31 isoform X1: MVEKTRGRKEEVVTREYTINLHKRLHGCITTGCIPEQGFKDMILLRTIQMHENLWGKKSNITITFKKKAPKAIKEIRKFAEKAMGTKDVRVDVKLNKHIWSRGIRSVPRRIRVRIARRRNDDEDAKEELYSLVTVAEIPAEGLKGLGTKVIDDDDE; the protein is encoded by the exons ATGGTTGAGAAAACAAGGGGAAGAAAGGAAGAGGTGGTGACCAGAGAATACACCATCAACCTTCACAAGAGACTCCATGGCTG TATCACTACCGGATGCATACCCGAACAAGGGTTCAAGGATATGATCCTCTTGAGGACTATCCAAATGCATGAAAACTTATGGGGAAAAAAATCGAACATAACCAT CACATTCAAGAAGAAGGCTCCCAAGGCTATAAAGGAGATCAGGAAATTTGCCGAAAAAGCCATGGGGACAAAGGATGTACGAGTCGACGTGAAGCTGAACAAGCACATATGGAGCCGAGGGATCCGAAGTGTCCCAAGAAGGATTAGGGTTCGTATTGCTCGGAGGAGAAACGATGACGAAGATGCAAAGGAAGAGCTCTACTCTTTGGTAACTGTTGCTGAAATCCCAGCTGAAGGACTGAAAGGCTTGGGCACCAAAGTCATTGACGATGATGATGAGTAA